The following are from one region of the Aspergillus luchuensis IFO 4308 DNA, chromosome 4, nearly complete sequence genome:
- a CDS encoding uncharacterized protein (COG:S;~EggNog:ENOG410PYAH), whose translation MGSTSVSWEVTSLEVQVTTPNATSDALFANGNMQVPVIVVIKAIDPDTNTVYELSDLELETIKLIDYDDPPTELPESWSYSSTENEFEHTLPASTKGPRSEPAPFDVGIQKKRYWVTTTELENKRIAASIKQPNGTVVHTGGGTFDSKVTLTGTQPKKYERKDLHILREDTADGGFSGLSGTWDQDNYYLFSKIEGCELRKADFYDYMLGDPDPALEYAVAGFCKSIPCSIFYYWPMGPEEKRTAGRSPYTAEITINQRSDALCFTRMWLKPSDKPWNDAGYRSGKFTVYDKYGNSGVFYTGYEDDNNKLYVTNEPYKG comes from the coding sequence ATGGGCTCAACTTCTGTCTCTTGGGAAGTTACCTCGCTCGAAGTTCAggtcaccacccccaacgcTACGAGTGATGCTCTTTTCGCCAATGGCAACATGCAGGTTCCTGTGATTGTTGTGATCAAAGCGATTGATCCAGACACAAACACGGTATATGAACTGAGTGACCTGGAACTGGAGACAATCAAACTCATCGATTATGATGATCCTCCCACAGAACTCCCGGAGTCGTGGAGCTATTCATCGACAGAAAACGAATTCGAGCACACGTTGCCGGCCTCCACGAAAGGCCCCAGATCTGAGCCAGCGCCTTTTGATGTGGGTATTCAGAAGAAGCGCTACTGGGTTACGACTACAGAATTGGAGAACAAAAGAATCGCTGCTAGCATCAAACAACCCAATGGAACTGTTGTTCATACCGGGGGTGGAACCTTTGATTCCAAGGTCACTCTCACCGGTACGCAACCAAAGAAATACGAACGGAAGGATCTACATATCCTGCGAGAGGATACCGCAGACGGCGGTTTTTCAGGCCTCAGCGGGACTTGGGATCAGGACAACTATTACCTTTTCAGCAAGATCGAGGGCTGTGAGCTCCGCAAAGCCGATTTCTACGATTATATGCTTGGCGATCCCGACCCTGCCTTAGAATATGCGGTCGCTGGCTTCTGCAAAAGCATTCCTTGCagtattttctattactgGCCGATGGGCCCAGAGGAAAAACGAACAGCGGGGAGGAGTCCTTATACGGCTGAAATTACTATCAACCAACGAAGCGACGCCCTATGCTTCACCCGCATGTGGCTTAAGCCCTCAGATAAACCTTGGAACGATGCCGGATATCGTTCGGGTAAGTTTACAGTCTATGATAAGTATGGCAATAGTGGCGTTTTCTATACGGGTTACGAGGATGATAACAACAAACTCTATGTCACGAACGAGCCATATAAAGGTTAA
- a CDS encoding uncharacterized protein (COG:S;~EggNog:ENOG410PN8E;~InterPro:IPR004843,IPR029052;~PFAM:PF00149,PF12850;~go_function: GO:0016787 - hydrolase activity [Evidence IEA]), translating into MSRSIFKPTEANAVWSNKMFQKVWSSSNQSSVSFQILSDLHLEVNHQYLSYEIPACAEHLILAGDIGRLADYEDYRNFLQKLTGRFKLVFLVLGNHELYNEVFATGIKQARKLEQEPALNGRLIILHQKRYDVPGSDISILGCTLWSKVPKESSDIVQSKVKDFQEIAEWSVDDHNACHDSDYAWLMKEIHPIQQENETAGKRSRQRSILVVTHHAPSLQGTSSPKHAQSPWSVAFGTDILSGIPDGVKVWVFGHTHYTNDFMEKGVRVVSNQRGYMPWSDSKEDSGFDVRKVIQL; encoded by the coding sequence ATGAGTAGGTCCATCTTCAAACCAACTGAGGCCAATGCTGTTTGGAGCAATAAAATGTTTCAGAAAGTATGGTCTTCGTCCAATCAGTCCTCTGTATCGTTCCAGATTCTCTCTGACCTCCACCTGGAGGTTAACCACCAATATCTATCTTATGAAATTCCCGCTTGCGCAGAGCATCTTATCCTCGCGGGCGATATCGGACGCTTAGCGGACTATGAAGATTACCGCAACTTCCTCCAAAAACTGACTGGTCGATTCAAATTGGTGTTTCTCGTACTCGGCAATCATGAGTTATACAACGAGGTGTTTGCTACGGGGATAAAGCAAGCAAGGAAACTTGAACAGGAGCCTGCACTCAATGGACGGCTGATCATCCTCCATCAGAAACGATATGACGTTCCTGGTTCCGACATTAGTATACTCGGGTGCACGCTTTGGTCAAAAGTACCCAAGGAATCATCCGATATTGTTCAGTCGAAAGTCAAAGATTTCCAAGAGATTGCAGAGTGGTCGGTTGATGATCATAATGCATGCCATGATTCTGATTATGCCTGGCTGATGAAGGAGATACATCCAATACAACAGGAGAATGAAACAGCGGGGAAGCGCAGTAGGCAACGGTCTATCCTTGTTGTGACGCACCATGCGCCTTCACTTCAGGGGACCTCTAGTCCTAAGCATGCTCAGAGTCCTTGGAGTGTTGCCTTTGGAACTGATATTCTATCAGGAATTCCTGATGGAGTGAAAGTCTGGGTGTTTGGACATACCCATTACACTAATGATttcatggagaagggggtAAGAGTCGTGAGCAATCAACGAGGTTATATGCCTTGGAGTGATTCGAAAGAAGACAGCGGGTTTGATGTGCGGAAGGTCATACAACTATGA
- the KLP7 gene encoding kinesin-3 family protein uncB (COG:Z;~EggNog:ENOG410PJZQ;~InterPro:IPR019821,IPR036961,IPR027417,IPR027640, IPR001752;~PFAM:PF16796,PF00225;~go_function: GO:0003777 - microtubule motor activity [Evidence IEA];~go_function: GO:0005524 - ATP binding [Evidence IEA];~go_function: GO:0008017 - microtubule binding [Evidence IEA];~go_process: GO:0007018 - microtubule-based movement [Evidence IEA]): MSLDPRFYHHIGHGSGPGSQSSASSSGISAITGITSPSAHSMTASAATLRSTASSPSLRAREGVAVSAHHRVDSMSSPSSGGGNVRVVVRVRKFLPREINRNAECLISMDPHTQTTKLRAPQISPEDEGKPKSQARGKVLEDKSFVFDNSFWSHNERDPHYAHQEDVYNCLGEEFLDHNFEGYHTCIFAYGQTGSGKSYTMMGTPEAPGLIPRTCEDLFQRIESAESPDISFNVRVSYFEVYNEHVRDLLVPRSDPPHYLRIRESPLEGPYVKDLTEVTVKSFDELMKFMRKGDVSRTVASTKMNDTSSRSHAVFTITLKQIHHDLSTDETTERTARIRLVDLAGSERAKSTEATGQRLREGSNINKSLTTLGRVIAALADPKPGRGGKRKGKDVVPYRDSILTWLLKDSLGGNSKTAMIACISPSDYEETLSTLRYADQAKRIRTRARVNQDHLSAAERDKQIAEMAETIRTLQLSVSLAAANRRENEMQNERLEDYQQKVEKLQRLMEETKMVSECKIRQLQTENEALRNHLKLALDSIRNPIPPVVVHKRRSGLYSVNENDGSPSNRKRLSRARSPPSDVEPEPEPDLIWEDEDTMQSEASHVEAQEMQTHMENLLDDLSMFKRKIATDHERFRPSWKPEGRKRRRALGNVWVNNR; encoded by the exons ATGTCCCTGGACCCCCGTTTCTACCACCATATCGGCCACGGCTCCGGGCCTGGCTCCCAATCCTCCGCCTCGTCCTCCGGGATCTCCGCGATAACCGGCATCACCAGTCCCTCGGCCCATTCGATGACTGCCTCCGCCGCTACCTTACGATCAACCGCGTCCAGTCCGTCACTGCGCGCACGCGAGGGCGTGGCCGTGTCTGCCCACCACCGAGTCGATAGCATGTCTAGTCCTtccagcggcggcggcaacgTGCGCGTTGTCGTCCGTGTGAGGAAGTTCCTTCCCAGAG AGATTAACCGCAATGCCGAATGTCTGATCAGCATGGATCCGCATACGCAGACGACCAAACTTCGAGCGCCCCAGATAAGCCCGGAAGACGAAGGGAAGCCTAAATCGCAGGCGCGCGGAAAGGTGTTGGAGGATAAATCATTTGTCTTTGACAATTCTTTCTGGTCGCATAACGAACGTGACCCCCACTACGCCCACCAGGAAGACGTCTACAACTGTTTGGGAGAAGAGTTCTTGGACCACAATTTCGAAGGATACCACACCTGCATATTCGCCTATGGCCAGACGGGTTCTGGCAAGAGTTATACCATGATGGGCACACCGGAAGCGCCTGGGTTGATTCCTCGGACCTGCGAAGATTTGTTCCAACGCATCGAAAGCGCCGAATCTCCGGATATTAGTTTCAATGTGCGCGTCTCCTATTTCGAGGTCTACAATGAACATGTGCGCGATTTGCTCGTCCCTCGGAGCGACCCGCCGCACTACCTTCGTATTCGGGAGTCCCCGTTGGAAGGCCCGTACGTCAAGGACCTAACAGAGGTGACGGTCAAGAGCTTCGACGAACTCATGAAATTCATGCGCAAGGGAGATGTATCGCGCACTGTGGCTAGCACTAAGATGAACGATACGTCGTCGCGGTCACACGCAGTGTTTACTATTACTCTGAAGCAGATCCACCACGACCTTTCGACTGATGAAACCACTGAGCGCACGGCACGAATACGTCTCGTTGATCTGGCAGGTTCAGAACGAGCCAAGTCCACGGAGGCAACCGGTCAACGACTGCGTGAGGGatccaacatcaacaagtCCTTGACCACACTAGGCCGAGTCATTGCCGCACTGGCAGATCCCAAGCCGGGTCGCGGGGGCAAAcgcaagggcaaggatgTGGTCCCGTATCGCGACTCGATCCTGACCTGGCTGCTGAAAGATAGTCTTGGGGGCAACTCGAAGACGGCGATGATAGCATGTATTTCTCCCAGTGACTACGAGGAAACGCTCTCCACCCTACGATACGCAGACCAGGCCAAGCGCATCCGAACACGCGCCCGAGTTAACCAGGACCacctctccgccgccgaacGTGATAAACAAATCGCCGAAATGGCGGAAACGATCCGCACGCTTCAGCTGAGTGTCAGTCTGGCCGCAGCCAACCGACGAGAGAATGAGATGCAGAACGAGCGTCTCGAAGATTATCagcagaaggtggagaagctCCAGCGATTAatggaggagacgaagaTGGTGAGTGAATGTAAGATTCGGCAGCTGCAGACGGAGAACGAGGCCCTGCGGAATCACCTCAAGCTGGCCTTGGACAGTATCCGGAACCCGATCcctccggtggtggtgcataAGCGCCGGAGTGGCTTATACAGTGTGAATGAGAACGATGGCTCCCCGTCCAATCGCAAGCGGCTCAGCCGTGCCCGATCGCCTCCGTCCGACGTCGAGCCCGAACCCGAGCCGGACCTCATttgggaagatgaagacacGATGCAAAGCGAGGCCAGTCATGTTGAGGCGCAAGAGATGCAGACGCATATGGAGAACCTTTTGGACGATCTGAGTATGTTCAAGCGCAAGATAGCGACGGACCACGAACGATTCCGACCCAGCTGGAAGCCTGAAGGACGAAAGCGACGACGAGCGCTGGGCAATGTTTGGGTCAACAATCGATAA
- a CDS encoding translation initiation factor eIF2B subunit delta (BUSCO:EOG09262JZW;~COG:J;~EggNog:ENOG410PFQ0;~InterPro:IPR000649,IPR042529,IPR037171;~PFAM:PF01008;~TransMembrane:1 (o6-30i);~go_process: GO:0044237 - cellular metabolic process [Evidence IEA]), protein MILLEILLTLGSTVVQYVGILVVVVTAAYVKQQQQSVSQRRERVSSPAPPTTSTSSSTSSSAEKVSNAPPDRLDTPPPSFDYTLPLIMATPVDSTQPPAEMQSQQASSSSPGAAAGANASAKPAKPQQSQPAKQQPQQQQSQSKGKDTAAAGGDGAALSPAELKKKAKAEKAARRARERAEREQSGGGAGGAAPGGGQSAAGGKKGASGPGGTGAGGKDASGAATPQKGGHQKQLPRRGSAQATGQPSAAELKKKQEEKNVSVFGHLYGQQRRTTIAGAGKEVHPAVLALGMQMRDYVVCGSSARCVATLLAFKRVIEAYTTPLGTSLARHLTTHLSHQITYLSTCRPLSISQGNAIRALKLAISSIDPSVPEATAKASLCDFIDSFIREKITVADQVIAGSAAQKIQDGDVIVTFAGSSIVKQTLLAAHKEGKQFRVSIIDSRPLFEGKNLARTLANAGLDVQYSLMNGISHAIKDATKVFLGAHAMTSNGRLYSRVGTALVAMSAKERAGGVEVPVIVCCETVKFTDRVALDSIVVNEIADADELVTVEPVQQLTGLPDPAAQPAVEPKKGGKASSAPVETSTAAQSKSSPLEDWKESANLQLLNIMYDVTPAEYVDMVVTEMGSLPPSAVPIVHRMSTNM, encoded by the exons ATGATACTCCTAGAGATACTCCTTACTCTGGGAAGCACCGTGGTGCAATACGTGGGtattttggtggtggtggtaacaGCAGCTTAtgtgaagcagcagcagcaaagcgTGAGTCAACGACGGGAACGGGTTTCATCGCCGGCTCCCCCCACAacatccacttcttcttccacttcctcctccgccgaaAAAGTCTCCAATGCCCCTCCCGATCGCCTCGAtactccccctccttccttcgACTACACATTACCTCTCATAATGGCGACCCCCGTCGACTCCACACAACCCCCGGCTGAAATGCAATCCCagcaagcatcatcatcatccccaggcGCTGCCGCCGGCGCCAACGCCTCCGCTAAGCCCGCTAAACCGCAGCAATCACAGCCCGCcaagcaacaaccacaacagcaacaatcaCAATCCAAAGGAAAGGATACTGCCGCcgctggtggagatggcgccgCGCTCTCCCCCGccgaattgaagaagaaagccaaaGCCGAAAAGGCCGCCCGTCGCGCTCGCGAACGCGCCGAACGTGAACAgtccggtggtggtgctggtggtgctgcgcCCGGTGGGGGTCAGTCGGCTGCtggtgggaagaagggcgCGTCGGGTCCCGGTGGTACTGGGGCTGGTGGGAAAGATGCTTCTGGTGCTGCGACGCCGCAGAAGGGTGGTCATCAGAAGCAGCTACCTCGTCGCGGTTCGGCGCAGGCGACGGGCCAGCCGAGTGCGGCGGAgttaaagaagaagcaggaggagaagaatgtTTCGGTCTTTGGACACTTGTATGGTCAGCAGCGCAGGACTACGATTGCTGGCGCTGGAAAGGAGGTGCATCCGGCGGTTTTGGCGCTGGGCATGCAGATGAGAGACTATGTGGTTTGTGGTAGTAGTGCTAGATGTGTTGCTACGTTGTTGGCTTTCAAGAGG GTCATCGAAGCTTATACTACCCCCCTGGGCACCTCGCTCGCCCGCCACTTGACTACCCACCTCTCTCACCAGATTACCTACCTTTCTACGTGTCGTCCCCTGTCTATCAGTCAGGGTAACGCTATCCGCGCCCTCAAGCTCGCCATCTCCTCTATTGATCCGTCCGTCCCCGAAGCTACCGCCAAGGCCTCGCTGTGCGATTTCATCGACAGCTTCATCCGCGAGAAGATCACCGTCGCCGACCAGGTTATCGCCGGCAGCGCAGCACAGAAGATTCAGGATGGAGACGTGATTGTGACATTTGCAGGCAGCTCGATCGTGAAGCAGACGCTGTTGGCGGCACACAAGGAGGGCAAGCAATTCCGTGTCTCCATCATCGACTCGCGGCCACTGTTCGAGGGTAAGAACTTGGCGCGCACACTCGCCAACGCCGGTCTGGACGTGCAATACTCCCTCATGAACGGCATCAGCCACGCCATCAAAGATGCTACCAAGGTTTTCCTGGGCGCCCACGCCATGACCAGTAACGGTCGCCTGTACTCGCGCGTCGGTACCGCACTGGTCGCTATGTCGGCCAAGGAGCGCGCCGGCGGCGTCGAAGTTCCCGTCATTGTATGCTGCGAGACAGTCAAGTTCACTGACCGCGTCGCGCTGGACAGTATCGTCGTGAACGAGATTGCGGACGCCGACGAGCTGGTGACGGTCGAGCCGGTGCAGCAGCTGACCGGGTTGCCGGATCCCGCGGCGCAGCCGGCCGTAGAGCCCAAGAAGGGCGGCAAAGCTAGCAGTGCGCCGGTGGAGACGAGCACGGCGGCACAGAGCAAGTCGTCGCCGCTGGAGGACTGGAAGGAGTCGGCgaatctgcagctgctgaatATCATGTATGATGTGACGCCGGCGGAGTATGTGGATATGGTGGTGACGGAAATGGGCAGTTTGCCGCCGAGTGCAGTACCTATAGTGCATCGGATGAGTACGAATATGTAG
- a CDS encoding Apc13 domain protein (COG:S;~EggNog:ENOG410PR4F;~InterPro:IPR008401;~PFAM:PF05839;~go_component: GO:0005680 - anaphase-promoting complex [Evidence IEA]) codes for MVHPSPVPSSLHPNLSPHHHQSPSPQTSQPSNPPTNQIPKNKKQSKDSTPTHLHMHHPRLADYFEDFTRPHHTTSSSSSPYTSTATQAFAATAAAAAATTGGTGTSPTLTPSFLPIEDIYIPPQYQPPNPEDEDDVVPDQHAAFGIARAMALQGRRGEGAWRDLGLEGLVRGDGSGGGEAAGAGAKVRVRGEGRLMGGRRRVVCLR; via the coding sequence ATGGTACACCCCTCCCCAGTaccctcttccctccatcccaatttatcccctcaccaccaccaatccccctccccccaaacatcccaaccatccaacccaccaactaaccaaatcccaaaaaataaaaaacagaGCAAAgactccacccccacccacctCCACATGCACCACCCCCGACTAGCCGACTACTTCGAAGACTTCACGCgcccacaccacaccacctcttcctcttcctctccctacACATCCACCGCAACCCAAGCCttcgcagcaacagcagcagcagcagcagccaccacCGGCGGCACCGGCACCTCCCCGACCCTCAcgccctccttcctccccatcgaAGACATCTACATCCCGCCGCAGTATCAGCCCCCCAACccggaggacgaagacgatgtgGTTCCGGATCAACACGCCGCATTTGGGATTGCGAGGGCTATGGCGCTgcaggggaggagaggggagggggcgtGGAGGGATTTGGGACTGGAGGGGTTGGTTAGGGGGGATGGAtcggggggaggagaggctgCAGGGGCAGGGGCGAAGGTGAGGGttagaggggaggggaggttgatgggggggaggaggagggtggtttgTTTGAGGTGa
- the POL12 gene encoding DNA-directed DNA polymerase alpha subunit POL12 (BUSCO:EOG09261V87;~COG:L;~EggNog:ENOG410PHS1;~InterPro:IPR013627,IPR016722,IPR007185;~PFAM:PF04042,PF08418;~go_function: GO:0003677 - DNA binding [Evidence IEA];~go_process: GO:0006260 - DNA replication [Evidence IEA]) translates to MEDSVAELNELFAAAAPDGLPKDVLTELQSILRIHSISAQELFYKWESYCLKMGPDELKMDLGTVRLFKKDVQDTLERDARGKAGRQMERKPAVPATPRAATSDVFGMLDGLTPGASGRSNAGSAKRKSDFASPSISKIGRTEHNGSPMSTSVKQTNGDGLQSIPFSQRQNAGETIETINSHLPQAEAPIAPYSEARIRPTANTDLKKFGYKPMAMRLAEASEILDDRIDEFMALFEKQYGSDEITFGSAATQSTSEIVAVGRIASDSMEGKLNTASLVLETSRRTGAGIRVPLKLESVPSANFFPGQIVALRGINASGNYFSVKEVLPTPLLPPAASSVVNLETINQRLEDAGSAPLNVLVAAGPYTADDNLDYEPLQEICRKAADSYADGLVLLGPFLDIEHPLLASGDFDLPEINGMDPDTVTLTTVFRHCISAPLQRLVAAVPSITIVLVPSVRDAVSKHVSWPQEQLPKKELGLPKQVRMVSNPVTLSLNETVIGMCSHDVLYELRREEVIHGKPTEGNLLTRLPKYMIEQRHFQPMFPTSSRDMLPRAGTGLATGGMVDVSYSKLGEWWNVRPDVLITPSMLPPFVKVVDSVTVINPGTLSKRRGAGTYAQMAIQPRRIEDDEREQKQVSHKLYERARVDIIRI, encoded by the exons ATGGAGGACTCTGTCGCAGAGCTCAATGAGCTCtttgctgccgctgctccAGATGGTCTACCCAAGGATGTCCTTACCGAATTGCAGTCAATCCTGcgcatccattccatctccgCGCAGGAGCTCTTCTACAAATGGGAGTCTTATTGTCTGAAGATGGGCCCAGATGAGCTGAAGATGGACCTGGGTACCGTGCGACTGTTCAAGAAAGATGTGCAGGATACATTGGAGCGAGACGCCCGCGGCAAAGCAGGCCgacagatggagaggaagccAGCAGTACCGGCCACTCCGCGCGCTGCTACGTCAGATGTTTTTGGCAT GCTGGACGGATTAACACCAGGTGCTTCTGGTCGGAGCAATGCCGGTTCAGCGAAGCGGAAATCCGACTTTGCTTCGCCATCAATCTCCAAGATTGGGAGAACCGAACACAATGGATCTCCGATGAGTACCAGTGTGAAACAGACAAATGGTGATGGGCTACA ATCCATCCCCTTTTCCCAGCGTCAAAATGCAGGCGAAACCATCGAAACCATCAATTCCCATCTCCCACAAGCAGAGGCCCCTATTGCGCCATACTCCGAAGCCCGTATACGACCGACGGCAAACACAGATTTGAAGAAGTTCGGATACAAGCCTATGGCCATGCGACTGGCCGAGGCATCGGAGATCTTGGACGACCGCATCGACGAATTCATGGCATTGTTTGAGAAACAGTACGGCAGCGACGAGATCACATTCGGCAGCGCCGCTACGCAAAGCACCAGCGAGATCGTGGCCGTCGGCCGCATCGCATCCGACAGTATGGAAGGAAAACTCAACACGGCGTCACTCGTGCTCGAGACGTCCAGACGTACAGGAGCAGGCATCCGTGTTCCACTGAAACTCGAATCCGTGCCATCTGCCAACTTCTTCCCGGGCCAGATCGTGGCGCTGCGCGGCATTAATGCGTCCGGCAACTACTTCTCCGTCAAAGAGGTCCTTCCCACaccccttcttccaccgGCCGCTTCGTCAGTCGTCAACCTTGAAACCATCAACCAGAGACTCGAAGACGCTGGCTCAGCGCCCTTGAACGTTCTCGTCGCTGCCGGCCCATACACAGCAGATGATAACCTCGACTACGAGCCACTACAAGAGATCTGCCGCAAGGCAGCAGACAGCTACGCGGACGGCCTCGTCCTGCTCGGGCCATTCCTGGACATCGAGCATCCCCTGCTGGCCTCGGGGGATTTCGACCTGCCCGAGATCAACGGCATGGACCCGGACACGGTGACGCTGACGACGGTATTCCGGCACTGCATCTCAGCGCCGCTACAGCGACTCGTGGCAGCCGTGCCCAGCATCACAATCGTTCTGGTGCCGTCCGTCCGCGACGCAGTCAGCAAGCACGTCTCATGGCCGCAGGAGCAGCTACCCAAGAAGGAGCTGGGCCTGCCGAAGCAGGTTCGCATGGTGTCCAACCCGGTGACGCTGTCACTGAATGAGACAGTCATTGGAATGTGCTCGCACGACGTGCTGTACGAGCTGCGACGCGAGGAAGTAATCCACGGCAAACCAACGGAGGGGAACCTCCTGACAAGACTGCCCAAGTACATGATCGAGCAGCGACACTTCCAGCCGATGTTCCCGACATCGAGCAGAGACATGCTGCCACGAGCGGGGACCGGCCTTGCAACGGGGGGAATGGTTGACGTGAGCTATTCGAAGCTGGGCGAGTGGTGGAATGTGCGGCCGGACGTGTTGATAACGCCGAGCATGCTGCCGCCATTTGTTAAG GTAGTGGACAGCGTCACAGTGATCAACCCCGGCACGCTCTCCAAGCGCCGCGGCGCAGGCACATACGCACAGATGGCGATCCAGCCACGACGCATAGAAGACGACGAGAGGGAGCAGAAGCAAGTCAGCCATAAATTGTATGAACGGGCCCGGGTAGACATAATACGGATATAG
- a CDS encoding CRAL/TRIO domain protein (COG:I;~EggNog:ENOG410PFPC;~InterPro:IPR011074,IPR036865,IPR036273,IPR001251;~PFAM:PF00650,PF03765;~TransMembrane:1 (o274-294i)) yields MSAPSNPPAAAPADNTPAVDASQTTPSDPSPSNSAEIAATPETTTKPAESTDLAKQIEEFESQLPLSAADGLIQKPFPRPLESAKPTPPAELTSDQQAKYKDVLKAVSEWTTVPTTSAKNSPTAPITDDERMFLTRECLLRYLRATKWNVSEAIARLQRTLTWRREYGVEKLTAEYISVENETGKQVILGYDIHGRPCLYLLPSNQNTETSDRQIQHLVFMLERVIDLMGPDQETLALIVNYKETKSGQNASIGQAKQTLNFLQNHYPERMGRALVINMPFMILGFFKIITPFIDPLTRQKLKFNEDLGQHVPPGQLMKSMGGEVEFRYDHSIYWPTLNKLADQRRAAYKERWIQGGKRVGEIENYLKTGTSPSLSQTEGANGGAQPTA; encoded by the exons ATGAGCGCTCCCTCTAACCCCCCGGCCGCTGCGCCCGCCGACAATACTCCTGCTGTCGATGCCTCACAGACCACCCCTTCTGACCCGTCACCTTCAAATTCTGCTGAGATCGCAGCTACCCCTGAGACTACCACTAAACCCGCAGAATCCACCGATTTAGCCAAGCAAATCGAGGAGTTCGAATCGCAATTGCCCTTGTCGGCCGCCGACGGTCTCATCCAGAAGCCCTTTCCCCGCCCCCTTGAATCGGCCAAGCCGACACCCCCGGCCGAGCTCACCTCCGATCAGCAAGCGAAATACAAGGATGTCCTGAAGGCTGTCTCAGAATGGACCACGGTTCCGACAACGTCCGCTAAGAATTCTCCTACCGCCCCTATTACCGACGATGAGCGCATGTTCCTGACCCGCGAGTGCCTGTTGCGGTACCTGCGCGCAACCAAATGGAATGTCTCCGAGGCAATCGCGCGCCTTCAGCGCACGCTCACCTGGCGCCGCGAGTACGGCGTTGAAAAGCTCACAGCCGAATACATCTCGGTTGAGAACGAGACGGGCAAGCAGGTCATTCTGGGATATGACATTCACGGGCGCCCATGCCTATACCTGCTGCCATCAAACCAGAACACGGAAACAAGCGACCGCCAGATCCAACACTTGGTCTTTATGCTTGAGCGCGTTATTGACCTCATGGGCCCGGACCAGGAGACGCTGGCACTGATCGTCAACTACAAGGAGACGAAGTCGGGTCAGAACGCGAGTATCGGCCAGGCCAAGCAGACCCTCAACTTTCTACAGAACCACTACCCCGAGAGAATGGGCCGCGCCCTTGTGATTAACA TGCCTTTCATGATCCTTGGTTTCTTCAAGATCATCACGCCGTTCATCGACCCATTGACTCGCCAAAAGCTTAAATTCAACGAGGACCTGGGTCAGCACGTGCCTCCAGGCCAGTTGATGAAGTCCATGGGTGGTGAGGTCGAGTTCCGGTACGACCATTCGATCTACTGGCCGACGCTCAACAAACTTGCCGACCAGCGCCGAGCAGCATACAAGGAGCGGTGGATCCAGGGCGGGAAACGTGTTGGTGAGATTGAGAACTATCTGAAGACGGGCACCAGCCCGAGTCTCTCTCAGACGGAGGGAGCGAATGGTGGAGCGCAGCCTACAGCATAA